The DNA sequence CACTTCCACGACGACCAGCGTTTCTCCGTCCCGGGCAACGATGTCGATTTCGCCGAGCTTCGAGCGCCAGCGCCGTTCGACGATTTCGTAGCCTAGTCTTTCGAGCTCTCGCGCGGCGACGTTTTCTCCGCGCCGACCGAGGTCGCTCGTTCTCCCACGATCCCGCACCCAGCTCAGAAAGTCGGCTATTTTCGTCGCCACCTCGTCCCCGCGGAGGTGTCTTCGAGCACGATGCCGCGAGAATCCAGCTCGCCGCGGATCGCGTCGGCCCGCGCATAGTCTCGAGTCGCGCGCGCCTCGTTCCGCGCCGCAATCAACTTCTCGACCTCCTGGTCGAGAACGACCTTCTCGCCCTGGCCGAAAACACCAAGGACAGTATTCATGCGCTCGATGGCGCCGCGGAATGCATCGGCATCTCCCTTGGTCATAGTAGACGAAGAAAGCGCCGTGTTC is a window from the Vicinamibacteria bacterium genome containing:
- a CDS encoding YraN family protein, producing the protein MATKIADFLSWVRDRGRTSDLGRRGENVAARELERLGYEIVERRWRSKLGEIDIVARDGETLVVVEVKARSREDYGPPADAVDAVKRRKLVRLAKAYLQARRLGEPQVRFDVVGVRFPSGEDPRVEVLRNAFGE